TCAATGCGCATGTCCTACCGCTCCGTCTTCCCGAGTTGCAGACCCGGCACCCGCCGCCGGCCGCGCAGGGCGACCGCCTCGACACGCCGCGACGCCCCCGGCTCGAAACGCTGTGAGGTCCCGGACGGGATGTCCAGCCGGAAACCGCGGGCGGCGTCCCGGTCGAAGTCGAGCGCGGTGTTGGCGTCGGGCAGATGGAGGTGGGAACCGATCTGAACGGGCCGGTCGCCGGTGTTGACGACGACGAGGATCAGCCGCTCGTCGTCGGTGCGGTCGGCGTTGAGGTCGATCGTCCCGGGCCGCACCCGCACGGCGCCCGGTCCCTCGGTGTTCAGCGACATGCGCGCTCCTACGACTCGATCGGGTGATGCAGGGTGACGAGCTTGCGGCCGTCCGGGAAGGTGGCCTCCACCTGGACGTCGTCGATCATCTCGGCGACGCCCGGCATCACCTCGTCGCGGCGCAGCACCTCGCGGCCCGCTGTCATGAGTTCGGTGACCGGCAAGCCCTCCCGGGCCCGCTCGATGACCCACGTCGAGAGCAGCGCGACCGCCTCCGGGTAGTTCAGCAGCACGCCGCGCTCACGACGGTCGCGCGCGACCATCCCGGCCACGGCCAACAGCAGCTTCTCGCTGTCTCCGGGTGTCAGGTGCATGCGCCCGATGGTGCCACCCCCGCGCGGCCCGTCCGGCCACTCTCGGCCCGTTTGCCGAGGTCGCCCCGATACGCGTAACCAGAACGTCACCCGCCGGAAACACCCGCCGGTCCGGCGTCCCGCCACCACCGACCGCCCGGCGCCACCGTTACGCTGATCTGCGATCGGTCGAAACAGGGGTGGCACATGAGCACTTTGCAGCCGGGCGAGGTCTTCGCCGGATACACCGTCGAGCGCCTGCTCGGGGCGGGCGGCATGGGCGAGGTCTACGTGGCCCGCCATCCACGACTGCCCCGCAACGACGCCCTCAAAGTGCTCGCCGCTCAGCTCGCCCACGACGACCAGTTCCGCAGGCGCTTCGAGCGGGAAGCCGATGTGGTCGCCGGTTTCTCCCACCCCAACATCGTCAAGGTGCACGACCGCGGCGAGGCCGACGGCCGCCTCTGGATCGCTCTCGAACTGGTCGACGGCACCGACCTCACCGGTGTCATCGCGCGCGGCCCCGTCCCGGCCGCCGAGACCATCGCGATCGTCGCCGAGATCGCCGACGCGCTCGACGAGGCCGCCGA
The nucleotide sequence above comes from Gordonia sp. PP30. Encoded proteins:
- the ureB gene encoding urease subunit beta; protein product: MSLNTEGPGAVRVRPGTIDLNADRTDDERLILVVVNTGDRPVQIGSHLHLPDANTALDFDRDAARGFRLDIPSGTSQRFEPGASRRVEAVALRGRRRVPGLQLGKTER
- a CDS encoding urease subunit gamma, which encodes MHLTPGDSEKLLLAVAGMVARDRRERGVLLNYPEAVALLSTWVIERAREGLPVTELMTAGREVLRRDEVMPGVAEMIDDVQVEATFPDGRKLVTLHHPIES